From Cucumis melo cultivar AY chromosome 1, USDA_Cmelo_AY_1.0, whole genome shotgun sequence, a single genomic window includes:
- the LOC103500395 gene encoding DEAD-box ATP-dependent RNA helicase 39: MGGTGRTLLSLSISTNLLISSRLSPPKCLPLLKIPKPFRNFSGFRPLSSATTATTSTESTEAIQVIEPLKHSQLLERLRTRHLKESAPKTKPTRNTLSQSVGSAEDEMKKSEKKNKKLVESFEELGLNEEVMGAVREMGIQVPTEIQCIGIPAVLEGKSVILGSHTGSGKTLAYLLPLVQLLRRDEELFGKLMKPRRPRAVVLCPTRELSEQVFRVSKSISHHARFRSTMVSGGGRLRPQEDSLSNPIDMVVGTPGRVLQHIQAGNMVYGDIKYLVLDEADTMFDHGFGPDIRKFIGPLKHRASSHDDQGFQTILVTATMTKAVQKLIDEEFQGIVHLRTSTLHKKIASARHDFIKLSGSENKLEALLQVLEPSLAKGNRVMVFCNTLNSSRAVDHFLGENQISTVNYHGEVPAQKRVENLKKFKSDDGDCPTLVCTDLAARGLDLDVDHVIMFDFPSNSIDYLHRTGRTARMGAKGKVTSLVGKKDDILATRIEEAIQKNESLESLTADSVRRDIARDRITEHKTKNAKLIKASTGSRAKSATSAPKSSSVHSKGETGKASYSERTQKPGVPVSKLVKSSRNIPRKPSSETKKQVASRRRPGSAIKSSGQKLNVVGFRGRSNQFDKRRSVSS, encoded by the exons ATGGGAGGTACAGGAAGGACTCTCCTCTCGCTTTCAATCTCCACAAACCTCTTAATCAGTTCTCGTCTTTCACCTCCTAAATGTCTTCCACTCCTCAAAATACCAAAACCCTTCAGAAATTTCTCAGGATTTAGGCCTCTTTCCTCTGCTACTACCGCCACAACCTCCACTGAATCCACGGAAGCAATCCAGGTGATTGAACCCTTGAAGCATTCTCAACTGCTTGAGAGGCTGAGGACTAGACATCTCAAAGAATCTGCTCCTAAAACTAAGCCAACCAGAAACACTCTGTCCCAGTCTGTGGGAAGTGCGGAGGATGAAATGAAGAAGTCTgaaaagaagaacaagaagTTGGTTGAAAGTTTTGAAGAGTTGGGTTTAAATGAGGAGGTGATGGGGGCTGTGAGGGAGATGGGCATTCAAGTTCCCACTGAGATTCAGTGCATTGGAATCCCAGCTGTTTTGGAAGGAAAGAGTGTGATTTTGGGTTCCCATACTGGCTCTGGTAAAACTCTGGCTTACTTGCTACCCCTTGTTCAG TTGCTGAGGCGAGATGAAGAATTGTTTGGTAAGTTAATGAAGCCTAGGCGTCCTAGAGCTGTTGTTCTATGTCCCACAAGGGAACTATCTGAACAG GTGTTTCGTGTATCGAAATCTATCAGTCATCATGCACGATTTAGGTCTACCATGGTAAGTGGTGGTGGTCGGCTAAGGCCACAAGAGGACTCATTAAGTAATCCAATAGACATGGTGGTGGGGACTCCTGGGAGAGTCCTTCAACATATTCAGGCAGGCAACATGGTCTATGGTGACATCAAATACTTG GTGCTTGATGAGGCAGACACCATGTTTGATCATGGATTTGGACCTGACATTCGCAAGTTTATTGGCCCATTAAAGCATCGTGCTTCATCACATGATGACCAAGGATTCCAAACTATATTGGTCACTGCAACAATGACAAAG GCAGTTCAAAAGCTGATTGATGAGGAGTTTCAAGGCATTGTGCATTTACGTACATCAACTTTGCATAAAAAGATTGCATCTGCTCGTCATGATTTCATCAAACTTTCTGGTTCTGAAAACAAGCTGGAAGCCTTATTGCAG GTTCTTGAACCAAGTTTGGCAAAAGGAAATAGGGTAATGGTGTTCTGCAACACTCTAAATTCCAGCCGTGCTGTGGATCATTTTCTTGGtgaaaatcaaatttctacAGTCAATTACCACGGAGAGGTGCCTGCACAGAAGAG GGTTGAGAATCTCAAGAAGTTCAAGAGTGATGATGGCGATTGTCCTACATTAGTCTGCACAGACTTGGCTGCTAGAGGACTGGACTTGGATGTGGATCATGTCATCATGTTTGATTTTCCTTCTAATTCT ATCGACTACCTTCATCGCACTGGAAGAACCGCTCGCATGGGTGCAAAAG GAAAGGTGACGAGCCTGGTTGGAAAAAAGGACGATATTTTGGCTACTCGCATAGAGGAAGCGATCCAGAAAAATGAGAGCTTGGAATCTCTAACTGCTGATAGCGTGCGGAGAGACATTGCACGGGATCGTATAACAGAGCATAAAACGAAAAATGCAAAACTGATCAAGGCTTCAACTGGGAGTAGAGCTAAATCAGCAACATCAGCGCCAAAATCTTCAAGTGTCCATTCTAAAGGTGAAACTGGAAAAGCATCATATTCAGAAAGGACCCAGAAGCCTGGTGTTCCAGTTTCTAAGCTTGTAAAATCGTCGAGGAATATCCCAAGAAAACCATCTTCCGAAACGAAGAAGCAAGTGGCTAGCAGAAGGCGGCCTGGGAGTGCCATCAAATCGTCAGGTCAGAAACTAAATGTAGTTGGATTTAGAGGCCGAAGCAACCAGTTTGATAAGAGACGATCAGTGTCCAGTTAA